The DNA region GCTTCTGAAGGTGGGCGATCAATCCGCCGTCGGCGAGGATCCTCGTCATGATCGGCGGCAGGGGCTGGAAACGCCGCTCGAGGCCGTTGGTCTCATCGCGCAGGATGCCGGCGGCGAAATCGATGGCCAGCGTGTCCCCCTCGGCGATCCCATCGGTGTCGACCTCGATGCAGGGCAGGCCGTTGTTGATCGCGTTGCGGAAGAAGATCCGCGCGAACGATTTGGCCAGCACCGCGCGGGCGCCGGAGAGTTTGATGATCACCGCCGCCTGTTCGCGCGAGGAACCCATGCCAAAGTTGTTGCCAGCGACGACAAAGTCTCCCGGCTTGACCCCGGCGGCGTAGTCTTCGCGGGCATCGCAGAGCGTATGCTTGACCAGTTCCGGCATGTTCGACAGCAAATGGACATAGCGTCCGGGGAAAATCAGGTCGGTGGAAATGTCATCGCCGAAAATCCAGGCGCGTCCCTTGTCGCTCATGAGATCACCTCGCGGGGGTCGGTAATGACGCCGGTGAGCGCCGAGGCGGCGCAGGTGGCCGGCGACGCCAGGTAGATGAAGGCCTCGGGATTGCCCATCCGTCCCTTGAAATTGCGGTTCATGGTCGACAGGCAGTTTTCGCCGGACCCGAGAATGCCGGTCTGAATACCGGGGCAGGCGCCGCAGCCCGGCGAATTGACCAGCCCGCCGGCGCGGATGATCGTCTCCCAGACTCCTTCGCGCAGGCCATCGAGATAGACGGAGCGCGACGCGGGTGTGGCGACCAGCCGGGTGCCTTTGGCGACCTTATTGCCCTTGAGGATCGCGGCGATCTCGCGGAAGTCCTCGATCCGGCCGTTGGTGCAGGTGCCGAGGTAAATCTGATGGACCCGCAACCCCTTGACCTTCCGGTCGGTGACGCCGACGACGTTGTCGACGTTGTGCGGCATGGCGATCTGCGGCTCGAGCGTGGCGCAATCGACGGTCATCTCAAAGACGCACGGCGCATCGCGGTCGCCGGCCAGCGGGGTGTAGTCCTGCGGACGGCCATGCGCTGCGAGGTATTCCTGCGTGCGCGCATCGGAGGCACACAATCCGCACTTGCCGCCCGCTTCGACCGCCATGTTCGGCAGGACCGCGCGATCGGGCACGCCCCATGCGTCGATGGCGGTGCCGACAAACTCCATCGAACGGTAGGTGGCGCCGTCGACGCCGATCCTGCCGACGATGTGCAGCATGACATCCTTCGAGTAGACACCCTTGGGCAGTTTACCGTTGATGACAAAGCGCATCGTCTCGGGGACCTTAAGCCAGGTTTTGGAGAGGTACATCGCCACCGCGACATCGGTGGAGCCCATGCCGGTGGCCAACGCCGCCATGGTGCCCCCCATGCAGGTGTGCGAGTCGCCGCCGATGATGATATCCCCCGGCTTGGCGTAACGCTCCATGACGATCTGATGGCTGATGCCTTCGCCGACG from bacterium includes:
- a CDS encoding 3-isopropylmalate dehydratase small subunit; this translates as MSDKGRAWIFGDDISTDLIFPGRYVHLLSNMPELVKHTLCDAREDYAAGVKPGDFVVAGNNFGMGSSREQAAVIIKLSGARAVLAKSFARIFFRNAINNGLPCIEVDTDGIAEGDTLAIDFAAGILRDETNGLERRFQPLPPIMTRILADGGLIAHLQKHGDFAM
- a CDS encoding 3-isopropylmalate dehydratase large subunit gives rise to the protein MPMTLVEKIIAAKVGETVRPGQLVMVPVDQIFAHDLSGPLAITQLQKLGFRGFKQPDKVRFFLDHASPSSTVQSANEQKTIRDFAAEWNVELIDVGEGISHQIVMERYAKPGDIIIGGDSHTCMGGTMAALATGMGSTDVAVAMYLSKTWLKVPETMRFVINGKLPKGVYSKDVMLHIVGRIGVDGATYRSMEFVGTAIDAWGVPDRAVLPNMAVEAGGKCGLCASDARTQEYLAAHGRPQDYTPLAGDRDAPCVFEMTVDCATLEPQIAMPHNVDNVVGVTDRKVKGLRVHQIYLGTCTNGRIEDFREIAAILKGNKVAKGTRLVATPASRSVYLDGLREGVWETIIRAGGLVNSPGCGACPGIQTGILGSGENCLSTMNRNFKGRMGNPEAFIYLASPATCAASALTGVITDPREVIS